Within the Nocardioides aurantiacus genome, the region CGCACAGGATCCGGTCGGCGTCCTCCCCGGGGCGGGCGTAGGAGTCGGTCACCGTGCGCCAGCGGCGGTAGATGTCGTGCACCCCGGGCTGGTCCCACATCGGGTGGTCCGAGGTGCGTCCCACCATCTCGTGGCTGAGCACGGCGTCGTCGGGGAGGCCCTCGGCCTTGACCATGCCGTGGGCCACGTCGATGCGGAAGCCGTCGACGCCGCGGTCGAGCCAGAAGCGCAGGTTGCGCTCCATCTCGTCGCCGACCTCGGGGTTGTCCCAGTCGAAGTCGGGCTGGGTGACGTCGAAGAGGTGGAGGTACCACTGCCCCGGCGACCCGTCGGCCTCGGTGACGCGCGTCCACGCAGGGCCGCCGAAGTTGCTGATCCAGTTGTTGGGCGGCTCGGCGCCGTCGGGGCCCTTGCCGTCACGGAAGATGTAGCGGGCCCGCTCGCGGCTGCCGGGCGCGGCGGCCAGCGCCTCGGTGAACCACACGTGGTCGCTCGAGGAGTGGTTGGGGACGATGTCGACGATGATCCGCAGGCCCAGCTCGTGGGCGCGGGCGATCATCGCGTCGGCGTCGGCGAGCGTGCCGAAGCGCGGGTCGACGTCGCGGTAGTCGGCGACGTCGTAGCCCGCGTCGTGCTGCGGCGAGGTGTAGAAGGGCGAGAGCCAGATCGCGTCGATGCCGAGGTCGCGCAGGTGCGGCAGCCGCGAGGTGATGCCGGGCAGGTCACCCATGCCGTCACCGTCGGCGTCGGCCCAGGAGCGCGGGTAGACCTGGTAGATGACGGCGTGACGCCACCACTGCTGGGAACTCATGGGGACCACTTCTCGGAGAGGGTGCGGAGCACGGTGAGGTTGCGGTTGGTCGAGACCCCGAACGCCCGGTTCACGGCGGCACGCGGCGGCTTCGCCTCACCGAACGCGACATCGTAGAGGAGGTGGACGGCCCGCTCCCGCACCAGGGCCCGGGCCCCGGGGACGCCCCCCTCGATCAGCGCGGCGGCGGCCGCGTCGGGTCGGTCGGCCAGCAGCTCGACGTACTGGCGCCAGGCCGGGTCGCCGTGCTCGACGCGCACCGCGTCGGCGTCCGCGACCACCTGCACCAGCTCGGCCGGGGTCAGCAGCACGACCGGGACCTCGAAGCCGCGGTCGGCGAGCATCGCCGCCTCGAGCGCCGCCACGACCCGCTCCCGGCTGCGCATCCGGGTGCGCACCCGCACGTTGCCGGTCTGGATGTGGGTCTCGACGTCCTCGAACCCGGCCGCGGTGAGCGCGGCGCGCAGCTCGGCCATGGGGTACTGCCGCTTGCCGACGTTGACCGCCCGGAGGAAGCCGATCCAGGTGCTCACGCGGGGCCGCGGCCCGACCAGGTCCAGGCGTACGCCGGGTCCTCGACCGCCAGCGCGAGCTCGCCCAGCTCCAGCGGCCGGAAGGTGTCGACCATGACCGCGAGCTCGTCGAAGTACTCCGCCCCGATCGAGGCCTCGATCGCGCTGGGCTGCGGGCCGTGGGCGTGGCCGCCCGGGTGGAGCGAGACCGACCCGATCCCGATGCCCGAGCCCTTGCGCGCCTCGTAGTCGCCGCCGACGTAGAACATGACCTCGTCGGAGTCGACGTTGGAGTGGTAGTAGGGCACCGGCACCGACTGCGGGTGGTAGTCGACCTTGCGGGGGCAGAACGCGCAGACCACGAACCCACCCGCCTCGAAGACCTGGTGGACCGGCGGCGGCTGGTGGACCTTGCCGGTGATGGGCATGAAGTCCTCGACGTTGAACGTGTAGGGGTAGAGGCAGCCGTCCCAGCCCACCACGTCGAGCGGGTGCGTGGCGTAGGTCAGCCGGCTGCCGACGATGCCGGCGGGCCCGTGGCCGCGGTGCTTGACCAGCACCTCGACGTCGCTCGCCCCGTCGCCGTCGAGCAGCAGCGGCTCGGTGGGGCCGTGCAGGTCGCGCTCGCAGTACGGCGCGTGCTCGAGCAGCTGGCCGTAGCGGGACAGGTAGCGCTTCGGCGGCGCGACGTGGCTGCTCGACTCGATCGCGTAGAGCCGGCTCGGCTCCGCGGGCACCCAGCGGTGGGTGGTCGCGCGGGGCACCACCACGAAGTCGCCGGTGCGGTAGGCCAGCGCCCCGAACACCGTCTCCACCGTGCCGCTGCCCTGCTCGACGTAGACGCACTCGTCGCCGACGGCGTCGCGGTACCACGCCGAGGTCTCCCCCGACACGACGTAGGAGATCCGCACGTCGGCGTTGCCGAGCACGAGCCGCCGCCCGGTCACCGGGTCGCCACCGGGCGGCTGGTCGTGCAGCCGGAGGTGACGCGGCTTCAGCGGGTGGTTGGCCTGCGTCGCCAGGTCGGGCAGCTCCCACACCCGGCTGTCGACGATCGCCGACGGGACGCCGCGGTGGTAGAGCAGCGAGGAGTCGCTGGAGAACCCCTCCTCCCCCATCAGCTCCTCGTACCGCAGCGCGCCCGCCTCGTCGCGGAACGCGGTGTGCCGGGTGCGCGGGACGTCGCCGACGCAACGGTAGTAAGCCACGCCTGCCACCCTGCCCGCCGTCCTCTAGCCTCGCAACATGCCTGCTCCGTGGCGCCACGCCCTGCTCGACGACGCGGCGGTGCTGCCGCCGCGCGGACTCCTCCTCGCCCGTGCCCTCGGGGCGCACGCGCCGCTGCGGCGCGGCGACCTCGGCGACGCCGTCGGGGGCTTCGCGGTGACCGACCGCGAGCTGTCCCACCTCCGCAGCGGCGACCTGCCGGTGCACCTGCGCGTGACGGGCGGCGCGGGGATGCTGGAGGCCGCGCTGCGGTCGCTGGCGACCAGCGACCTCGCCGTACGACGGATCGAGATCGCCCTGCGCGACGAGGCCGACCTCGCCCACAACGCGCGACGCGTCGTGCAGGTGCTCGACGTGACCGACGCCCCCGACGACCTCGCGGTCCACGTCGCGCTGCCGGTGCTCACGGGCGAGCCCACCGCGGGGTGGCTGGGCGCTCTCGACGAGCTGGCCGCGCGCGAGCTCGGCGTGCTGCTCACCCACGCACCCGGCCCGGGGACCGCCGCCGCGATCGAGGCGGCGCTCGACCGCGAGCTGCCGCTCGCCCTGCTCGGCGAGGGCCTCGACGACGCGCTGACGGCGCTGCACGCGGTGCGGGTCGCGCTCGACGGCGACGGACCGGCCGCGGTCGCCGCCGCGCTCACCGACGCCGACGCCGCCGTGGCCTGGGTCCGCGACGACCCGGACGCCG harbors:
- a CDS encoding homogentisate 1,2-dioxygenase, which encodes MAYYRCVGDVPRTRHTAFRDEAGALRYEELMGEEGFSSDSSLLYHRGVPSAIVDSRVWELPDLATQANHPLKPRHLRLHDQPPGGDPVTGRRLVLGNADVRISYVVSGETSAWYRDAVGDECVYVEQGSGTVETVFGALAYRTGDFVVVPRATTHRWVPAEPSRLYAIESSSHVAPPKRYLSRYGQLLEHAPYCERDLHGPTEPLLLDGDGASDVEVLVKHRGHGPAGIVGSRLTYATHPLDVVGWDGCLYPYTFNVEDFMPITGKVHQPPPVHQVFEAGGFVVCAFCPRKVDYHPQSVPVPYYHSNVDSDEVMFYVGGDYEARKGSGIGIGSVSLHPGGHAHGPQPSAIEASIGAEYFDELAVMVDTFRPLELGELALAVEDPAYAWTWSGRGPA
- a CDS encoding DUF1697 domain-containing protein, with product MSTWIGFLRAVNVGKRQYPMAELRAALTAAGFEDVETHIQTGNVRVRTRMRSRERVVAALEAAMLADRGFEVPVVLLTPAELVQVVADADAVRVEHGDPAWRQYVELLADRPDAAAAALIEGGVPGARALVRERAVHLLYDVAFGEAKPPRAAVNRAFGVSTNRNLTVLRTLSEKWSP